From one Thermatribacter velox genomic stretch:
- a CDS encoding YncE family protein has protein sequence MNRKLSVLLLWITIFCFLSCGVSWGGTILDGTPSNLSLSTDGNTLLVTLFDSNVLSLLDVDTLSEKAQVETGMGPQSIALSSDGSTAYVVNYRSNSVSVIDLLNFSETAEIALEALPQNAALFDDQTLLVSDWINNSLLIIDIASQQITKQVQVGTAPYGIAVSPDKKYVFVANSGSASLSVIDTTAWSEIKKIPTGQAPWDIKITPSGNLAVVVNSESNTITIVDIPNLNAVDSISVGEWPWFVEISPDGKYAYVSNNGSRSLSIIDLEETTVLQEINLDFKPWAMAISPEGNKLFVINNDEASIEVVNLP, from the coding sequence GTGAACAGAAAACTTTCAGTATTGTTACTATGGATCACGATTTTCTGTTTTTTGTCCTGCGGCGTGTCATGGGGTGGAACTATTCTGGACGGTACTCCATCCAACCTTTCTTTGTCCACTGATGGAAACACTCTTTTGGTAACACTTTTTGATTCAAACGTTCTTTCCCTACTGGATGTCGACACTCTTTCCGAAAAAGCCCAAGTCGAAACCGGGATGGGTCCCCAGAGTATCGCCCTATCAAGTGACGGTTCAACCGCCTACGTCGTTAACTACAGGTCAAACAGTGTCTCGGTAATCGATCTTCTCAATTTCAGTGAAACCGCTGAAATAGCTCTGGAAGCCTTACCCCAAAATGCGGCTCTATTCGATGATCAAACTCTTTTAGTAAGTGACTGGATAAACAACAGCTTGCTGATAATAGATATAGCAAGCCAGCAGATTACCAAACAAGTCCAAGTTGGAACAGCTCCCTACGGAATAGCCGTCTCCCCTGACAAAAAATACGTTTTTGTAGCTAATTCTGGATCAGCAAGCCTCTCAGTAATTGATACCACTGCCTGGTCAGAAATCAAGAAAATACCTACCGGCCAAGCTCCCTGGGATATTAAAATAACTCCTTCTGGTAACCTTGCTGTAGTAGTCAATAGCGAATCCAACACGATAACCATTGTTGACATCCCAAACTTGAACGCAGTGGATTCAATCAGTGTGGGAGAGTGGCCCTGGTTTGTGGAAATCTCTCCAGATGGGAAATACGCTTACGTGTCAAACAATGGCTCTCGAAGTTTGAGCATAATCGACCTCGAAGAAACAACAGTTCTTCAGGAAATTAACCTTGACTTTAAACCCTGGGCCATGGCCATATCTCCAGAGGGAAATAAACTTTTTGTTATTAACAATGATGAAGCCAGTATCGAAGTCGTAAATTTACCTTGA
- a CDS encoding S-adenosyl-l-methionine hydroxide adenosyltransferase family protein produces MLIAFLSDWGLKSYYVGVCKAVIHSINPEAKVIDLTHEIEPFCVREAMHVLYRAYRDFPPRTVFLTVVDHGVGTERKAIAFSTQSGYFFVGPDNGLFTLVAEEDTILEIRELANADLFYKKQPSTSFHGRDIFAPCAAFLSKGMPLENFGPLLPEITLLDYQKPRLEKGKITGEIAFFDRFGNIETNIPETWLFTQKGLKFYQKLPIYISGEIYTVHYAPTYGSIPQGEILIHGDSSGFLEIAVNQGNARERLKAEAGAKVQIHLPQ; encoded by the coding sequence ATGCTCATTGCTTTCCTTTCGGACTGGGGATTAAAAAGCTATTACGTAGGAGTATGTAAAGCAGTTATACATTCCATCAACCCAGAAGCGAAGGTCATCGATCTCACCCATGAGATTGAACCTTTCTGTGTTCGAGAGGCAATGCACGTGCTTTACAGAGCATATAGAGACTTTCCACCTCGAACGGTGTTCCTGACGGTTGTTGACCATGGTGTAGGCACCGAAAGAAAAGCAATAGCTTTTTCCACCCAGAGCGGCTACTTCTTTGTAGGTCCAGATAATGGGTTATTCACCCTTGTTGCAGAAGAAGATACCATCCTTGAGATAAGGGAGCTTGCCAACGCCGACCTGTTTTACAAAAAGCAACCATCAACCAGCTTTCACGGAAGAGATATATTTGCCCCCTGCGCTGCGTTCCTAAGCAAAGGCATGCCTCTTGAAAACTTTGGACCTCTTCTTCCAGAAATTACTTTACTCGATTACCAGAAACCACGACTTGAAAAAGGTAAAATCACTGGTGAAATTGCCTTTTTTGACCGCTTTGGCAACATAGAAACCAACATTCCAGAAACCTGGCTTTTTACTCAAAAAGGACTAAAGTTTTATCAAAAATTGCCGATATATATAAGTGGTGAGATATACACAGTACACTATGCACCAACTTACGGTAGCATTCCTCAAGGTGAAATCCTGATCCATGGAGATAGTTCGGGTTTTCTGGAAATAGCCGTCAATCAAGGAAATGCTCGAGAAAGACTGAAGGCAGAAGCAGGAGCAAAAGTGCAAATTCATCTTCCTCAATAG
- a CDS encoding Gx transporter family protein, with product MSSWNSGKVVYLGIFTGIAIALHILEGSFSPLLPVPGAKVGLANIVTLFVFFIVGPRDALLVLLLRILVGNLLGGTFLNVGFFLSVSGGLSSFLALCVLSKRMHSVAVLSVISAVVHNLVQLLVAFSYIESRAIFLYLPLLVFSGVTFGFFCGYAGAFLISVWRQRFAGN from the coding sequence ATGAGTTCCTGGAACAGCGGAAAAGTAGTTTATCTGGGCATCTTCACCGGTATTGCCATTGCACTGCATATCCTGGAAGGTAGCTTTTCTCCTTTGCTTCCTGTACCAGGAGCAAAAGTGGGATTGGCTAATATTGTTACCTTATTCGTATTTTTTATAGTTGGCCCCCGTGATGCCCTATTAGTTTTATTGCTCCGTATACTGGTGGGTAATCTTTTGGGAGGTACTTTTTTAAATGTTGGTTTCTTTCTGAGTGTGAGTGGAGGACTTAGCAGTTTTCTGGCTCTTTGTGTTCTTTCAAAGAGAATGCATTCGGTTGCTGTTCTCAGTGTGATTTCAGCGGTGGTCCACAACCTTGTTCAGCTTTTGGTAGCCTTTTCGTACATAGAGAGCAGAGCCATATTCCTGTATTTACCCCTTCTTGTTTTTTCGGGGGTGACTTTTGGGTTTTTTTGCGGCTATGCTGGTGCTTTTCTCATAAGTGTCTGGCGTCAACGCTTTGCTGGAAACTGA